From a single Populus nigra chromosome 18, ddPopNigr1.1, whole genome shotgun sequence genomic region:
- the LOC133678125 gene encoding F-box/kelch-repeat protein At3g23880-like, with protein sequence MRSKRRLRELMANKGTLPQETLTDILSRLPIKSLTRFQSVSKPFSALINSPAFISAHLRRSSRHSSFFFRHFNNPSGSNFSFFLNNNQISDVEVPLLGCLIRFPKIVGSCNGLVCLDISSCYARGFVLWNIARKQYSCLPSPRISDSRRPFWMVSTGFGFDRKKNDYKVVRIVSFGCEKDESPVVMAEVFSWRTFCWRVIEASIGACAIHEGQNGVVVNGGLHWLGNSAGKSGIQKFIVSFDLDTEEFRKIPIPDFPAGICVKIMGFKGSLALAFYPAKEVDVHSRHGRPGVADWIEFCVWDECDGADGKCWTKLNSIQLTTVGHPVGVANETGLIIKKLMEGQGAQFILFDPSNQYYRGMHICDASYSCDVHSYVESFVPVSGGGQDQVIEEEPGEG encoded by the coding sequence ATGAGAAGCAAGCGAAGATTAAGAGAATTAATGGCTAACAAAGGCACTTTGCCTCAAGAAACCCTCACTGACATCCTCTCAAGACTTCCCATCAAATCTTTAACCCGTTTCCAATCCGTTTCTAAACCCTTCTCTGCTTTGATCAATTCCCCTGCTTTCATTTCCGCCCATCTTCGCCGTTCTTCTCGCCATTCCTCGTTTTTCTTCCGCCATTTCAATAACCCATCTGGgtctaacttttcttttttcttaaacaataaCCAAATCAGTGATGTTGAAGTTCCTTTGTTGGGTTGTTTGATTAGGTTCCCAAAAATTGTTGGTTCCTGCAATGGTCTGGTCTGTCTTGACATCTCATCTTGTTATGCGAGGGGGTTTGTTTTGTGGAATATTGCTAGGAAGCAGTATTCTTGTCTCCCTAGTCCAAGAATCAGTGATTCTCGTAGACCCTTTTGGATGGTTTCAACTGGGTTTGGATTTGATCGCAAAAAGAATGATTACAAAGTTGTAAGAATAGTGAGTTTCGGCTGCGAAAAGGATGAATCGCCTGTTGTGATGGCTGAGGTTTTCTCATGGAGGACTTTTTGTTGGAGAGTGATTGAAGCGAGTATTGGGGCCTGTGCGATACATGAAGGACAGAATGGTGTGGTTGTCAATGGAGGGTTGCATTGGTTAGGTAATAGTGCTGGAAAATCAGGTATTCAGAAGTTTATTGTGTCATTTGATTTGGATACTGAAGAGTTTAGAAAGATCCCAATACCAGACTTTCCGGCCGGAATTTGTGTTAAAATTATGGGGTTTAAAGGGTCACTTGCACTGGCATTTTATCCTGCAAAGGAAGTGGATGTCCATTCTAGACATGGAAGACCTGGTGTGGCTGATTGGATTGAGTTTTGTGTATGGGATGAATGTGATGGTGCTGATGGAAAGTGTTGGACTAAATTGAATTCTATCCAATTAACTACTGTTGGACACCCTGTCGGTGTTGCAAATGAGACAGGATTGATAATTAAGAAGTTGATGGAGGGGCAGGGTGCTCAATTCATTTTGTTTGATCCTAGTAATCAATATTACAGAGGGATGCATATTTGTGACGCTAGCTACTCCTGTGATGTTCATAGTTATGTGGAAAGTTTTGTTCCAGTGAGTGGAGGAGGGCAAGATCAGGTTATAGAAGAGGAGCCTGGTGAGGGATAA
- the LOC133678486 gene encoding wax ester synthase/diacylglycerol acyltransferase 11-like, protein MQSSRKASYQETLVSPVLEPVKTETATKKWETNEEKEMADSKESTSSQEPLSPAARLFHAPQFNCTILTAIGCKTSINPGVIMMGLKQTLMKHPRFSKKLVIDDNKCGSKSKWESTKVNVENHVTVPNLDPNMDSPDQFVEDYISNLSTIPLDLSKPLWEMHILNVKTLDAEAIAVFRIHHSLGDGASLISLLLACTRKTSDPDALPSIPAQQRAGSHFSGGFWGLFFSMWTVLRMIWNTLVDSVLFVATMLFLEDTKTPLKGASGVELKPKRFVHRTVSLDDIKLVKNAMNMTINDAIMGVTQAGLSRYLNRKYGDQSEIEDGENGKKNNIPKSIRLRASVLVNVRPTPGIQTLADLMANDSNNPKWGWGNRIGYIILPFTVGLQDDPLEHLRRAKAMIDRKKLSLEATFSFHIAILVIKLFGAKASAAIARRVISNTTLAFSNVVGPLEEISFYGHPVAYIAPSVYGSPHALTIHFQSYCKKMTIVLAVDPDVIPDPHKLCDDLEKSLEIIKDSVVERELDAS, encoded by the exons ATGCAGTCATCTAGAAAAGCCTCGTACCAAGAAACTCTAGTCTCCCCTGTTCTTGAGCCTGTTAAAACAGAGACAGCTACAAAGAAATGGGAAACCAATGAAGAAAAGGAGATGGCAGATTCCAAGGAATCAACCAGCTCCCAAGAACCACTTAGTCCAGCAGCTCGTTTGTTTCATGCACCGCAGTTCAACTGTACTATTCTCACAGCTATTGGATGCAAGACTAGTATCAATCCTGGTGTTATCATGATGGGGTTGAAGCAGACTTTGATGAAGCATCCTCGTTTCTCCAAAAAGCTA GTGATTGATGATAACAAGTGTGGCTCGAAATCGAAATGGGAAAGTACTAAAGTGAATGTAGAAAATCATGTTACCGTGCCAAATCTGGATCCAAATATGGACTCACCTGACCAATTTGTTGAAGACTATATCTCGAACCTTAGCACCATTCCTCTGGACCTCTCAAAACCATTATGGGAAATGCATATCCTCAATGTCAAAACATTGGATGCTGAAGCTATTGCAGTTTTCAGGATCCACCATTCCCTTGGTGATGGTGCATCACTAATCTCTCTTCTTCTAGCTTGCACCCGAAAAACTTCCGACCCGGATGCGTTGCCTAGTATTCCGGCGCAACAACGGGCCGGATCTCATTTTTCAGGGGGATTTTGGGGGTTGTTTTTTTCCATGTGGACCGTGTTGAGAATGATTTGGAACACTTTGGTTGATTCGGTTTTGTTTGTGGCAACAATGTTATTTTTGGAAGACACGAAGACTCCTCTTAAAGGTGCATCCGGGGTTGAGCTAAAGCCCAAGAGGTTTGTACATCGGACAGTTAGCTTGGATGACATCAAGCTTGTGAAGAATGCAATGAACATG ACCATCAATGATGCTATAATGGGAGTAACACAGGCTGGTCTTTCACGATACCTCAATCGAAAATATG GTGATCAGAGTGAGATTGAAGATGGAGAAAAtgggaagaaaaataatatcccAAAGAGCATACGTCTTAGAGCATCTGTCCTAGTTAATGTAAGACCAACTCCAGGAATCCAG ACTTTGGCTGATTTGATGGCTAACGACTCCAATAACCCCAAATGGGGATGGGGTAATCGGATCGGATACATCATCCTCCCTTTCACCGTTGGTCTACAGGATGACCCATTAGAACACCTTCGCAGGGCCAAAGCCATGATTGATCGAAAGAAGCTATCACTAGAAGCTACATTCTCATTTCACATTGCCATTTTAGTGATCAAGCTATTCGGAGCCAAG GCATCTGCTGCTATAGCCCGAAGAGTTATTTCCAACACTACACTGGCGTTTTCAAATGTGGTTGGTCCATTAGAAGAAATTAGCTTTTATGGACACCCAGTGGCTTACATTGCTCCAAGTGTTTATGGAAGTCCTCAT GCATTGACGATCCATTTCCAGAGCTATTGCAAGAAAATGACGATTGTCCTGGCAGTTGATCCAGATGTAATCCCTGATCCTCATAAACTTTGTGATGATCTAGAGAAGTCTCTTGAGATCATTAAAGATAGTGTTGTGGAAAGAGAACTTGATGCTTCCTAG